One Chloroflexota bacterium genomic window, GACCGTGCACTCCTATTTCCTGCCCGAAGATCGTCAGGCCGGGCAACAGGCGCTGGCATACGCCGCCGCGGCCACGCAGGTGTACAGCGATCGCTTTGGAACCTACCCCTTCACCGACCTTAGCGTGGTGGAGGCGCCGCTTCAGTACCGGGGCATGGAATACCCCGAAGTCAACCTCATCGGCATTGACACCTATCGGGAGCGGAGAGAGGACCAGGAGTTCCTGATCGCCCACGAGATCGCCCATCAATGGTGGTACAATCTGGTGGGCAACGATCCGGTCAATCGTCCCTGGCTGGACGAGGGCCTGGCCGAATATTCGACTTACATCTACTACGAGACGATCTACGGCAAGGAGCGGGCCGACCGGCTGCTTCGCAACCGCTGGGAGGTCCCGCTGGCGTACGCCAGGGAAAACGGGCTGGACACCATCGTCGGGCAGCCGGCCTCCGGATTCGGGCCCGTCAACTACGAGACGATGGTCTACGCCAAGTCCGCCCTCTTCTTCCACGCCCTGCGACAGGAGATGGGCGACATCGCCTTTTTCAAGCTCCTGCGCACGCTGGTGTCCAAGTACCGTTACCAGGTCTTGACGCCGGATGATCTGCTGGCGGAGGCACGGAGAGCCTCCGGGCGGGATGTGACGCCGGTCTATCGCCAGTGGATCCTGACGGCAGCGGAACCCTGAGAGCGCTGGGAGCGGATATCCGGCCTCGACGCGACGTCGCATCACGAGGAGCACCTGTGAAAACGAGATCCCTTTGGAGTCGGGCGAGGGTTTGCCTGACGATTCTGGCCTTCGTGCTGTGGGGAACCGCCTGCCAGCTACCCACACCTCCCATCGTCTACACCCCGATCCCCCCAGCCCCGACGCCGACTTCACCGCCCCCACCTCCGCAATCGCTCAGCCTGGACGACCTCACGCTCTTCGAGCAGGCGATGATCCCCATCGCTCGGGGCGACGTCGCCCAGGTCGCCACCGTGCTGCGCCCCACTCGTTACCGCATCGATGCCCGATTCGATCCCACGTCCCGCACCATCAGCGGCCAGGAGATCGTCCGATACACCAACAACGAGGCCGGGCCCCTGGATGCCGTCTATTTTCGCCTGTTCCCCAACCTGCCCAGGAGCGGCCGAGCGACGGTCTCCTCGCTGACGGTGGATGGCGCCTCCGTAACGCCTCAACGGGAGCTTGCGGGAAGCGCCCTGCGAGTACCGATGGATCCGCCGCTTCCTCCGGGCGCCTCCGTCACGTTCCAGCTGGACTTCACCGTCCAGGCCCCCGCCACGCCGGGAGGCAACTACGGGGCGTTTGCCTACACCAATGAGGTGGTGGCGCTGGCGGGATTCTACCCGCTGATCCCGGTGTTCGATGACGAGGGGTGGAACGTAGAGATCGCCCCGGCGTACGGCGACCCCGTATACTCCGATACCAGCTTCTATCTGGTGCGATTCACATTGCCAACCGGATGGGAAGTCGCCGCGTCCGGCTCCACTTTAGGCGTGGAGGACAACGGCGACGGCACGACCACCTGGACGATCGTCTCCGGCCCCATGCGAGACTTCAACCTCGCCGCCTCCCCCGCCTACCGTACGATGGAGATGCAGGTGGACGACACGGTGGTCCGATCCCATTTCAAGCCCGGGGATGAGGCAGGGGGACGGCGAGCGCTGGAGTACACGGCCCACGCCCTGCGCTACTTCAACGAGATCTTCGGCATCTACCCCTTCGCCGAGCTGGACGTGGCTGCCACCCCTACGACGGCCGGCGGGATCGAATATCCCGGGCTGATCGTGATCGCGGAGCGGCTGTACGGGGAGAAGGGGGGCTTCTTCGAGTGGGCCACGGTCCACGAGACCGCCCACCAGTGGTGGTACAGCCTGGTAGGGAACGATCAGGTGGACGATCCGTGGCTGGATGAGGCGCTGACGCAATATGTCACGTGGATGTACGTAGAGGCGACCTACGGGAAGGTGGCCGCAGCGATCGCCCGCCGGGCCTTCTTCGACGAGCCCTATCGGCGGTTGGTGGAGGAGGGAAAGGATCCGCCCATCGGGTTGCCGGTGCGGGCTTACAGCGAGGAGGACTACGGCCCCGTCGTCTACGCCAAAGGGCCGCTCTTCTTCCACGAGTTACGGCAGACGATGGGCGACGCGACGTTTCGGGCATTCCTGCGAACCTACTTCGAACGCTACCGATACCGCATCGCCACGCCCGAGGATCTGCTCACGGTCGCGCAGGAGACCTGCCGCTGCGATCTCACCCCGATCTACGCCAGGTGGGTTCTGGGCATCACCCTGGGCGAACCGCCCACCCGGGGACGGATATCCAGCCAGACGGTGAACGCCAGCCCCTCCCTGAGAACTCCGAGCCTTCCACCCCACGACCGGAGGGCTCGGACATCCCCATCGCCTCCAGGGCACGGTGAAGGCGATCAGGACGGGAACGATGAGGAGACTAGCAACAGCGTGCGCCATCACCATGGCTTTGCTGTGGCTGTTAGGCATCGCCTCCGGGAGGGCGTCCGCCCAGTCGGGCACGGGCGTCATCCGCGTGGCGACCACCGGCCGTGATACGATCGGCTGCGGCAGCCCGACCTACCCCTGCCGCACGATCCAGTACGCGGTCGATCAGGCTGAGACAGGCGATACCATCCTCATCGCAGCGGGGGTGTATACCGACATCCACGCCCGCTCCGGCGTCACCCAGGTGGTGTATATCGACAAATCGGTGACGCTCCGCGGCGGCTATCCTCCAACGGGATGGGAGGCCCCCTCGCCCGCTGACCACCCCACCATCCTGGACGCGCGGGGGCAGGGGCGAGTGCTCTTCCTCACGGGAAACATCACCCCCACGATCGAAGGGCTCCACATCACCGGTGGGGATGCCACGGGATTGGGCGGGGGCCCGGGAGGGTTCGACGCCGGAGGCGGGATCTACATCTACCGGGCGACGGCCACCGTCCGCAACAACGTGATCCAGAACAACGTGGCCAGCACGACCGGCCAGGGATACGGCGGCGGGATATGTATCTACCGCGGCAACGCCCTCGTCAGCGGCAACACGATACAGGGCAACACGGCCAGCACGACCGATCTGGGCGAGGGCGGCGGGCTGAGCCTCGCCTTCGGCCAGGCCACCATCGAGGGGAACACGGTACGAGAGAACACGGCCAGCTTTCTCAAACGAGGCTCCGGCGGCGGGGTCCATGTCTACTACGCCAGCGCCGCTTTGCAGAGGAATCGAATAGAAGGGAACACGGCCAGCCGGGTCTCCTTTGGCTACGGCGGCGGGATACGCGCCCTCTGGAGCGACGTCACCCTGGTCGGCAACACGATCCGGGGCAATGTAGCCAGCGTGTCCTCGGCCGGATTCGGAGGCGGGCTGGAACTGTGGTACGCCCACGCCACGATCGAGGGGAACGCCATCATCAGCAACACAGCCACCTCGAGATCTGGCCACCCCGGCCTGGGAGGCGGGATCGACATCTACCGCAGCGCCCCGATCACCGTGACCAACACGCTGATCGTCCAAAACCACGCCAACACCCGGGGAGGCGGGGTTCATATCGAAGGTGGGCCGGGCGAGCCCGCCTCCGCCCGCCTGCTCCACACCACCATCGCCGACAACAGGGGGGAGGGCCCCGGGATCCTCGTAGGTGAGGGGGCTACCCTGGCCCTCACCAACACGATCATCGCCGGCCACTACAAGGTGGGCCTCTCCGTGGCCCAGGGCAGCACGGCCACCCTGGAGGCCACGCTGTGGTGGGGCAATGGGTCGAACATGGACGGCGAAGGGACCATCTCCACGGGGGCGATCCACGTCACGGGCGATCCGGCCTTCTGGAACCCGATGCAACAGGACTATCACCTGACCCTCCGATCGGCGGCCATCGACCGGGGCGTGGACGCGGGCGTGCCCCAGGACGTGGACGGGGATCCTCGCCCAGCCAGGGCGGGCTATGACATCGGAGCGGATGAGTACATCGACGGCACGTATACTTACCAGTACTTGCCTCTGATGCTCAGAGCGCGTCTGGGAAATGCCGTTGCTTCTGCTATGGGGAGGCCCGGAAGGGTAGAGCCTCTCCGGGAAAAGCTATTCTCCCGCCTTCGACCTGCCCGGCCTCGGCCCGGGTCCTTCGGCAAGGGCCGAGAAAGGCAGGTGCAGGCCGGAAAAGCGGGGTTTCCGTGGAGGTGAGGTCCCCTCCACACCTCCCCCCGTGGAGCTGGTCGTTGAGGGAGACCCCTCAGACACCTTGTCGGTAAATTTCAGACACGCTCTCAGAATAATAGATTAGGGAATCAAGGAGAGCACGATGCCGAGACCGCTTACCGCCGTCCTCATCGGCGCCGGCAACCGGGGTTCCGAGGCGTACGGCTCCTACGCCCTGGCGCACCCCGAGCAAATCCGCTTCGTGGCCGTCGCCGAACCACACGAGGGGCGCCGCGCCCGCTTCGCCCAAGCGCACGGCATCCCCCCAGAGCACCAATTCACCACATGGGAGGATCTCCTGGCCCGGGGGAAGATCGCTGACGCCGCCCTCGTCTGCACGATGGATCGGATGCATGTAGAGCCGGCCGTGGCCGCGCTGGAAGCCGGGTACGATGTCCTGTTGGAAAAACCCATGGCGCCCACCCTGGCAGGGTGCGTGCAGCTCGTCCAGACGGCCGAGCGCACCGGGCACCTCCTGCAGATCGCCCACGTCCTGCGTTATGTCCCCTTCTTCTCCATGCTACACGATGTCGTCGCCTCCGGGCGCCTGGGCGATATCATCACCGTCGAGCACAGGGAGAACGTCTCCTACTGGCACATGGCTCATTCCTTCGTGCGCGGCCTCTGGCGCAACAGCGACATCGCCAGCCCGATGATCCTGACCAAATGCTGCCACGACCTGGACATCCTGTTCTGGCTGTTCGGACCGTGCCGCCGACTGAGCTCGTTCGGCTCGCTGATCCACTACCGGGCGGAGAACGCCCCGTCGGGAGCCCCGGAGCGATGCACGGATGGCTGCCCGGCCGCCGATGAGTGCCCCTGGTACGCGCCCCGCATTTATCTGGAACAGACGCCCCTCAAGCTCTCCATGCCGGGACTGGAGGCCATCGCCGACTACCAAGGATGGCCCGTATCCGTCCTCTCCGAGGATCCCAGCCCGGAGGCCAGACGACGCGCGCTGGAGGCCGGGCCCTATGGGCGCTGCGTATACCACTGCGACAACAACGTCGTCGACCACCAGGTGGTGAACATGGAGCTGGAGGGCGGCACCTCGGTCAGCATGATCATGCACGGTCACTCCCACAAGGAGGGCCGCACGATGCGCTACGATGGCACCCGCGCCACGCTTCTGGGCCGCTATTACCTCGACGAGCAGTGGATCGAGATCCACGACCACCTCACAGGCCGGGTGGAAAGGGTCGAGTTCCCGATGGCCTCGGCGGGAGCGGGAGCAACCGGGCATGCCAGCGGCGATCAGGGGCTGATGGCCGCCTTCGTCCGGGCGGTCAACGGCACGGAGCCGGCGCTCACCACCGCCAGAGATTCGCTCGAAAGCCACCTGATGGCCTTCGCCGCCGAGGAGGCCCGGCTGAACGGGAGCGTGATCGACATGAAGGAATTCCGTCAGCGGGCGGAAGCGAGCACGCCGCCTAAGGGTTAGGGGGCACACATGTACCCCTACATCGATCTGGGTCCCTGGCACATCAGCACATACACAGTGACCGCCACCCTGGCCCTGACGCTTGTAACCGGGCTGTATATCTATCCCCGGCTGCTCAAGCTCGGACGTCCACCCGGCCTGATCACCTGGTGCATCCTGATAGCCGCCATGGGCGGATTCGCCAGCGCCTACGCCGCCAGGATCGCGATCACCCTCTGGCATCGGCTACAAAGCGGCCCCCTCGCGCCAGCAGCGGGATTCAGCGTCATCTGGGCAGCCGTGGGGGTGTACGCCGCGGCGCTCTACTGCGCGTGGAGATATCGGCTGCCGCTAGGCCGCACCCTGGATCTGGCCGTCGTCCCCGTCCCCCTGGGACAGGCGATCGGGCGCCTGGGATGCTTTGCCAGGGGCTGCTGCGGGGGCAGGCCGACCGATTCATGGCTCAGCATCTACATGCCGAACACACAAGGCGTATGGGCGCATCGCTACCCCACCCAGCTCATGAGCCTGGCGGCGAACCTGCTGATCTTCCTCATCCTTCTGCTCGTGGAGCGCTACGGCCAGAAACGCCCGGATAAGCCGCCCGGGGCGCGCATCTGGCCGTTCGACGGATTCCTGGTCCTCCTCTACATGGAGCTGTTCGGCATCAAGCGGTTCTTCATCGCCTTCCTGCGAGAAGGCGCTACGCCCGTGCTCGGCCCGCTCAGCTGGATACAGTTGCACGCCATCCTCCTGATGGCCTTCGCGACGACGCTCATCCTCTGGAACCGAAACCGACGAAAGGAGGAAGCCTCATGAGCAACCGGTTCACATCCCGATGGCATCAGATCCTGCTGATCTTCGCCCTCCTCATGCTCTCTCTCGCTCTGATGGTTTCAGGGTGCTACGACGATGACGATGATGTCGAAAGGAGCAGGAGTGCCACCGAGATAAAAAAGAAGACCAACTCGACACAGCACATCGACGGGGTCTCCGCCGCCCCACAAGCGGATTACTACCTGTGGCAAACCACACAGTGGTTCTATCTGGAAAAGCAGGAGGTCACTCCGGATCTGTGCCAGGACTGGACGGACTTCTGGCAGAGCGGGAACGCCTTCATCGCCATACGCGCTCCGATCTCCGCCACCATCACGTACCAGACCTCCTACAGCCCCACGCTGAAGCTTGTGAACCGAAGCTGGCCCCCGAAGACCTTCACGACCATCCCCATGGAAAGCCAGCCCGAGCGTGTGGCCTACATGGAGCAGGCGATGCCGACAGGTCAGGACGAACACTGGCTGGCCATCAGCGGGGCCACCTCACCCCCCATCCACTGCTCGCTCACATCGAATCTCAGCGGAGGTGAATGGGATTTCCAACTGGACATCTTCTACGACTTCGGCGGCGCACAGGGAGCGGGCGAGGGGGCTAACCTGGTCCACTACTACTGCTATGAGGGCCAGGATCCGCCCTTCTTCTTCCCACAATCAAGTCAGGCCTCAGGCGAAGGGCGCGTGATCCGGTCATCGCTTGAAGGGGATGCGATCACCTGCATAGGACCGGATCCCTTCTCCCTTTCCAGCGATTTCCCGTCCTGGGGGCTAGAAGGGAGGCTCACCGACACCGTCGACGCATCCCAACCCATCACGCTCAGCTACCTTCTGTACAACTACGAGTTCACAACGCTCTCCGTGGACGTCACATATACGTCCACGCTGGGCACCATCTGGGGGATCTATGAGGGAACCGAACAAGGGCCAAAGATTCCCCTCACCAAGATCACATCCCCCATTCGCGTGGCCAGCATGCAGGAGTACTACCTGTGGCTGATCGCCGATATTCCATCCGATACGCCAGCCGGCCCCTACTACCTATCCGTCACCGCAAGCCTCACAAGCCCCCCCGAAATGACATCCCAGTCTGCCACAGCGACCACGGCCATCTGGGTCGGCCAATGGACCGCTCCACAGCCGTCCAAACGATACATCTACATGCCGCTGGTGCGGCGCACCTCCCCTTGAGGGCGAGCATCGGGGTAGTCGAGGGCGATACCCTCGGCTACCCCGTCCCCGCCTTTAGATAAAGCAACATATGAACCCTGGGTAGTCTCCCTCATGGGTGTTGCCAGGGCAGGGGCGATTCGTGAATCGCCCCTGCCTACAGGTAGGTGGCGGTAGATATCCCCGTCTGGGAAAAGCCCACAGGAGGCGCCATTCATGCAGCGCTGCTCACAAAATGGTCTCCCGTGGTCTCACCAACACGAGACAGGGGGACCACCGAACCCTGGTTTTCAGGAAATAGCGGGGTTCTGAAAGGGGAGGTGCGGAGGGGCTTCCCCTTTGCAGAAAAACTCTTCCTCTCGCCTTCTACCTGCCTGGTTGGGGCTCTGGCCGATTATCCGAAACGAATGACGCGGCCCACATGTTTCTTTCACCACGCGAAGATCAATAGTGCGGGTGGCGGAGGCAGCGCCTTTCGCCACTCGAAAGGCCAGTCTTGGGAAGCGGGCCAATCCTCATCCCTGCAGGTGTCATGTATGCCGACATGAACGCTGGACTAAGGCCCTGTGTACCGAACCAGGGCTTTTCAAAGTTAAACACCTGCCCCTGAAATCCTGCCGTAGGGGCGCCCCTTATGGGCGCCTGAGGCAGCCCTTGTGGCTGCCTCTACAAGATCTAAAGTAACGCCCGAGCCCTTAGAGACGTATTTGGTAGGAGCGCAACACCGTTGCGTCCCTGCAACGCCCTTTCCCAAGTGAAGCGAGGCAGGTCTGAGGTGAGGCGCCCGGGGAGAGCCTCCGTTAGATTTTTGAAAAGCCCCGTACCGAACCGATCGGGTTTGACATGCCCGGCGGGATGTGCTAATATCGCCCCTGTGAAGGTGTACTCTCATCTCGGGGATGTGTGACGTGCTTTCCTGTATCACCCTCCGCAGCAAGAAGCAGAGCAAGGCCAAGAAGCCGGACCATTAGGTCTGGTTGACGGCGTTTGCTCCGCACGCGGAGGAGTTGCGACCAGCTCAGCCAGACCGGCCATATGAGCTGGTCTTTTTGTTACCAGGCACCCCTTCCGTTACGAGGATCCGTTCATGCAGGCTACCCGTGATGCCAACACCAAGCGCAGCAAGTGCAAGCGGCCAGACCGCGGGTCTGGTTAGCTGCGCTGCGCGCCAGAACATCCGCAGTCCAGCTTCCCAGGCTCGCCGGCCTCGGGGAGCTGGATCGCGTCAGCACGATCGTCAGCCGAGGACGGCTCCCCACAATGCCGGTGGGCTAGCAAGGAAGCTCCAAGGATCGACCATCTGAAGCCGACCCATTGGGAGGAGCCGACCATGTCTCTGCAAAACTTTGCGATCATCGAGTCGACCCTGCGCGAAGGCGAGCAATTCGCCGGCGCCTTCTTCACCCCTGATCAGAAGGTCCAGATCGCCGAGATGCTGGACGCCTTCGGCGTTGAGTACATCGAGCTGACGTCCCCCGCCGCATCCCCGCAATCCTTTGAAGACTGCCGCCGCATCACCCGGCTGGGCCTCAAGGCCAAGATCCTGACCCACATCCGATGCCACATGAACGACGCCAAACTGGCCCTGGAAACCGGCGTGGACGGCATCGACGTCCTCTTCGGCACATCCTCCATTCTGCGACAGTTCAGCCACGGCAAGTCCATCGCGGAGATCATCGACGCCGCCATCGAGGTCATCACGTACATCAAGTCCCAGGGAGTCGAGGTCCGCTTCTCCAGCGAGGACTCCTTCCGCAGCGATCTGGTGGACCTGCTGATGGTCTACCGTACTGTGGATGAGATCGGCGTCAACCGGGTGGGTATCGCGGACACGGTGGGCGTCGCCACGCCGCGTCAGGTGTACGACCTGGTGAGCACGTTACGCGGCGTCGTTCACTGCGACATCGAGTTCCACGGGCACAACGACACGGGGTGCGCCATCGCTAACTCCTTTGCCGCGCTGGAGGCGGGGGCCACCCACATCGATACCAGCGTGCTCGGCATCGGCGAGCGCGTCGGCATCACCCCGCTGGGAGGATTCATCGCCCGCATGTATGCCGTCGACCCGGAGCGGGTCAAGAGCAAGTACAACCTGCCGCTCCTGCGAGACATCGAGAACCTGGTGGCCGACATCGTAGGCATCCAGGTGCCCTTCAACAATTATATCACCGGCTACACGGCCTTCACCCACAAGGCAGGCATCCACGCTAAGGCCATCCTGAACAACCCGGACACGTATGAGATCCTCCGTCCGGAGGACTTCGGCCTGACCCGCTACGTCCACATCGCCCACAGGCTGACGGGATGGAACGCGGTGAAGAACCGGGCCGAGCAGCTTGGATTGAACCTCACCGACGAGGAGATCAAGGAGGCCACGGCGCACATCAAGGCGCTGGCCGACATCAAGCCGCTGGCCATGGAGGACGTGGACGCCATCCTGCGCCACTGGCGATCGATCCCTAAGGAGACGCTGGAGGAGCAACTGCGGACCGGGCTGATCGACCTGGCCAGGAGCGGGGCGTCCTGATGGGCAAGACGTTCGCCGAGAAGGCGCTGGCGCGCGCCGCTGGGGTTTCCGAGGTCACCGCTGGGCAGGTGATCGACGCCCGACCGGATGTGATCCTATCCCACGACAACACGGCTGCCATCGCCCGGACGTTTTCCTCCCTGGGCGTCGACCGGGTTCGACACCCGGAGCGGGTGGCCATCGTGCTGGATCACGCCGTCCCGGCTCCCACCACGCGCCACGCGCAGAACCACGCCGAGATCCGGCGGTTCGTGGCGGAACAGGGGATCACGCATTTCTTCGACGTGGGACGCGGCATCTGCCATCAGGTGCTGAGCGAGGAGGCCATCGTCCTGCCCGGCCAGCTCATCCTGGGGGCAGACTCCCACACGACCCATTACGGCTGGATGGGCGCGTTCGGCGCTGGCGTGGGCCGCAGCGAGGTGGCCGCGCTGTGGGCCACCGGCGAGCTATGGCTGCGGGTGCCCGAGTCCATACGCATCGTGCTGGAGGGATCACTCCCCCTCGGCGTGACGGCCAAGGATTTCGCGCTGCGCGTCATCGGCGACCTGGGCGCCGACGGCGGGATCTATCTGTCCATCGAGTTCAGCGGCTCTGGCATCGAGGCCATGTCCGTGGAGTCCCGCATGGTGTTGCCCAACATGATGGCCGAGATGGGGGCCAAAAACGCGTACGTGCCCCCCGATGCGGTCGTGTTCGACTGGCTGGCACCCCGGCTGGCGCGCCGCACCGGGCGTCCCGTCGAGGAGTGCCGGGCACAGATCGAGGCCGGCGCGCTATATCCGGACCCGGATGCCGAATATGTCGCCGAATACCGGTACAACGCCGCGGAACTGGAGCCGTACGTCGCTTGCCCACACACAGTGGATAATGTGGTGCCGCTGTCGGAGGTGGCGGGCACGCGGGTGCAACAAGCGTTCCTGGGCACCTGCACCAACGGCCGGCTGGAGGACATCGCCCTTGCAGCCGAGGTGATCCGGGGGCGACGCGTGGCCCCGGACACCCGCCTTCTGGTGATCCCCGCTTCCAACCAGGTGCTGCAGGAGGCCATGGAGCGCGGCCATATCCAGACGCTGATCGAGGCGGGTGCGATCATCGGCGTGCCAGGGTGCGGGCCGTGCATGGGCAACCATATGGGCATCCCCGCCCCCGGCGAGGTCACCATCTCCACGGCCAATCGCAATTTCCGCGGGCGTATGGGCACGCGAGAGGCGGAGATCTATCTGGCAAATCCAGCAGTGGTGGCGGCGTCCGCCATCAAGGGAGTGATTGCCGACCCGAGGGAGTTGTAGGCGTGGAGCGGGGAGCGCAATACGCAACACGCAATACGTATTGCGTATTACGTGTTGCGTAATGAGGTAATGCATAAAGGATATGGGGTCCGCCATGACGATCCGAGGCCGAGTCTGGAAATACGGCGACAACGTGAACACCGACGTCATCTTCCCCGGCAAGTACACCTACACCATCACCGATCGCCGGGAGATGGCCCGGCACGCGCTGGAGGATCTGGACCCGAGCTTCGCGGGGAACGTGCAGCCCGGCGATGTGATCGTGGCCGGGCGCAACTGGGGATGCGGCTCCAGCCGGGAGCAGGCGACCATCTGCCTGAAAGAGGCGGGGGTGGGCGCCATCGTGGCCGAATCGTTCGCCCGCATCTTTTATCGCAACGCGCTCAACAACGGGCTCCCGGCCATCATCTGCCCGGAGGCGGCCGCCGCGTTGGAATCCGGCGATGCGGTGGAGATCGATTTAGAGGCTGGAACGATCCGGCGTGGAGACGATACATGGCACTTCCCGCCGCTGCCGGAGACGGCTTTACGTCTGATCCAGGCGGGAGGGTTGATCCCATATCTCAGACGGGAGCTAGGGACAACACGCAATACCTAACACGCAACACGTAACACGCAACACGTAATTGCGTACTGCGTATTGCGTGTGGGTGCGAGGGAACGAGATCGTGGACATACGGGAGCTTACAACGCAGGTGGAGGCGTTCATCGCCGACATGGGATGGGCGGGGCCGGAATCGCCCTGGCCGCGCACGCCGCGCAACCTGGCCACGTCCGTGATGATCGAGGCGGCCGAGCTACTTCAGCACTTCCAGTGGGGTGACGAGGTGACCGACCCGGACGCGCTGGGCGCGGAGATGGCCGACGTGCTCATTTACCTGCTGCAGCTGGCTGCGATCACCGACATCGATCTGGAAGCGGCCACCGTGGCCAAGCTGGCCCGCAACCGCCAGCGATTTTCGCCTTCGAAAATAGGAACCGCGAAGGGCGCAAAGAGCGCTAAGGATTTTTGAAAGCCTTTGCGTCCTTCGCGCCCTTTGCGGTTAGATTAAAGGGACCAGGCATGAGTCATCGCATCTGCGTCATCGAGGGAGACGGCATCGGACGGGAGGTGATCCCGGCGGCCGTGGCCGTGTTGCAAGCCACCGGCGTTGATCTGACGTTCGAGCACGCCGAAGGCGGCTTCGGCTGCTTCCAACGACGCGGCACGGCGCTGCCGCCGGAGACGCTGGCACTGGCCCGGGAGTGCGACGCCGTCTTCTTCGGCGCCACCCAATCGCCCTCGGGCAAAGTAGATGGGTATCGCAGCCCTATCCTGGAGCTACGCCGGGAGCTGGACCTCTACGCCAACCTGCGCCCCGTGCGCTCGCTGCCGATCCCCGACAGCCGCCCGGGGATCGACCTGCTCATCGTGCGGGAGAACACGGAGGGTCTGTACATGCGCCGTGAGCGCAGCGACGGCGAGACGGCCATCGCCGAGCGCGTCATCACCCGCCGGGCGTCGGCACGCATCATGCGCGTGGCCTGCGAGCAAGCCCAGGGCCGTCGCGGCCACGTGACGCTGGTGCACAAAGCCAACGTGCTAACCGAGACCGATGGCCTGTTCCGCCGGACGGCGCTGGAGGTGGCCGAGGCGTACCCGGGCGTTCGGGTGGATGAGCTGCTGGTGGACACGGCGGCCATGCGCCTGGTGCAG contains:
- a CDS encoding M1 family metallopeptidase; translation: MKTRSLWSRARVCLTILAFVLWGTACQLPTPPIVYTPIPPAPTPTSPPPPPQSLSLDDLTLFEQAMIPIARGDVAQVATVLRPTRYRIDARFDPTSRTISGQEIVRYTNNEAGPLDAVYFRLFPNLPRSGRATVSSLTVDGASVTPQRELAGSALRVPMDPPLPPGASVTFQLDFTVQAPATPGGNYGAFAYTNEVVALAGFYPLIPVFDDEGWNVEIAPAYGDPVYSDTSFYLVRFTLPTGWEVAASGSTLGVEDNGDGTTTWTIVSGPMRDFNLAASPAYRTMEMQVDDTVVRSHFKPGDEAGGRRALEYTAHALRYFNEIFGIYPFAELDVAATPTTAGGIEYPGLIVIAERLYGEKGGFFEWATVHETAHQWWYSLVGNDQVDDPWLDEALTQYVTWMYVEATYGKVAAAIARRAFFDEPYRRLVEEGKDPPIGLPVRAYSEEDYGPVVYAKGPLFFHELRQTMGDATFRAFLRTYFERYRYRIATPEDLLTVAQETCRCDLTPIYARWVLGITLGEPPTRGRISSQTVNASPSLRTPSLPPHDRRARTSPSPPGHGEGDQDGNDEETSNSVRHHHGFAVAVRHRLREGVRPVGHGRHPRGDHRP
- a CDS encoding DUF1565 domain-containing protein, which produces MRRLATACAITMALLWLLGIASGRASAQSGTGVIRVATTGRDTIGCGSPTYPCRTIQYAVDQAETGDTILIAAGVYTDIHARSGVTQVVYIDKSVTLRGGYPPTGWEAPSPADHPTILDARGQGRVLFLTGNITPTIEGLHITGGDATGLGGGPGGFDAGGGIYIYRATATVRNNVIQNNVASTTGQGYGGGICIYRGNALVSGNTIQGNTASTTDLGEGGGLSLAFGQATIEGNTVRENTASFLKRGSGGGVHVYYASAALQRNRIEGNTASRVSFGYGGGIRALWSDVTLVGNTIRGNVASVSSAGFGGGLELWYAHATIEGNAIISNTATSRSGHPGLGGGIDIYRSAPITVTNTLIVQNHANTRGGGVHIEGGPGEPASARLLHTTIADNRGEGPGILVGEGATLALTNTIIAGHYKVGLSVAQGSTATLEATLWWGNGSNMDGEGTISTGAIHVTGDPAFWNPMQQDYHLTLRSAAIDRGVDAGVPQDVDGDPRPARAGYDIGADEYIDGTYTYQYLPLMLRARLGNAVASAMGRPGRVEPLREKLFSRLRPARPRPGSFGKGRERQVQAGKAGFPWR
- a CDS encoding Gfo/Idh/MocA family oxidoreductase, with translation MPRPLTAVLIGAGNRGSEAYGSYALAHPEQIRFVAVAEPHEGRRARFAQAHGIPPEHQFTTWEDLLARGKIADAALVCTMDRMHVEPAVAALEAGYDVLLEKPMAPTLAGCVQLVQTAERTGHLLQIAHVLRYVPFFSMLHDVVASGRLGDIITVEHRENVSYWHMAHSFVRGLWRNSDIASPMILTKCCHDLDILFWLFGPCRRLSSFGSLIHYRAENAPSGAPERCTDGCPAADECPWYAPRIYLEQTPLKLSMPGLEAIADYQGWPVSVLSEDPSPEARRRALEAGPYGRCVYHCDNNVVDHQVVNMELEGGTSVSMIMHGHSHKEGRTMRYDGTRATLLGRYYLDEQWIEIHDHLTGRVERVEFPMASAGAGATGHASGDQGLMAAFVRAVNGTEPALTTARDSLESHLMAFAAEEARLNGSVIDMKEFRQRAEASTPPKG
- the lysS gene encoding homocitrate synthase — protein: MSLQNFAIIESTLREGEQFAGAFFTPDQKVQIAEMLDAFGVEYIELTSPAASPQSFEDCRRITRLGLKAKILTHIRCHMNDAKLALETGVDGIDVLFGTSSILRQFSHGKSIAEIIDAAIEVITYIKSQGVEVRFSSEDSFRSDLVDLLMVYRTVDEIGVNRVGIADTVGVATPRQVYDLVSTLRGVVHCDIEFHGHNDTGCAIANSFAALEAGATHIDTSVLGIGERVGITPLGGFIARMYAVDPERVKSKYNLPLLRDIENLVADIVGIQVPFNNYITGYTAFTHKAGIHAKAILNNPDTYEILRPEDFGLTRYVHIAHRLTGWNAVKNRAEQLGLNLTDEEIKEATAHIKALADIKPLAMEDVDAILRHWRSIPKETLEEQLRTGLIDLARSGAS
- a CDS encoding 3-isopropylmalate dehydratase large subunit: MGKTFAEKALARAAGVSEVTAGQVIDARPDVILSHDNTAAIARTFSSLGVDRVRHPERVAIVLDHAVPAPTTRHAQNHAEIRRFVAEQGITHFFDVGRGICHQVLSEEAIVLPGQLILGADSHTTHYGWMGAFGAGVGRSEVAALWATGELWLRVPESIRIVLEGSLPLGVTAKDFALRVIGDLGADGGIYLSIEFSGSGIEAMSVESRMVLPNMMAEMGAKNAYVPPDAVVFDWLAPRLARRTGRPVEECRAQIEAGALYPDPDAEYVAEYRYNAAELEPYVACPHTVDNVVPLSEVAGTRVQQAFLGTCTNGRLEDIALAAEVIRGRRVAPDTRLLVIPASNQVLQEAMERGHIQTLIEAGAIIGVPGCGPCMGNHMGIPAPGEVTISTANRNFRGRMGTREAEIYLANPAVVAASAIKGVIADPREL
- a CDS encoding 3-isopropylmalate dehydratase small subunit; translated protein: MTIRGRVWKYGDNVNTDVIFPGKYTYTITDRREMARHALEDLDPSFAGNVQPGDVIVAGRNWGCGSSREQATICLKEAGVGAIVAESFARIFYRNALNNGLPAIICPEAAAALESGDAVEIDLEAGTIRRGDDTWHFPPLPETALRLIQAGGLIPYLRRELGTTRNT